The Fulvia fulva chromosome 1, complete sequence region AGTGGGCAGGGCATTGGTAGCATCGCCGTGGTCTTGGCTGGGCTGTCTGCTCAAAGCGCTGAGACTTGGGCGGGTATCATCTGTCTCTGAGGATTCTGCGTTGGGCGTGGGCGTCAGCGCTTGTCGGTGAATCGCAAGCGCCGACATTGCTGGAGCACGTGGATATCATCGTTCCAGAAggaggaagaagaggaagtgCGTGCGTGCGGTGATAAGATAGTGTGCTTGAAAGGGAGAGGGTGTGTATGATTCGCGCGTGTCACCAAGAACAGCACGCTGCACGGCCCGAGCGGTCGGTGTTGGCATGGCATAGAACGAATACATGTAACTTCAATTGTGGACACACCTTCTGCTGCATTGCTTGACCAAGTCGACAGGTCGACGCTTCTCTCCCACACTTCACTGCAGTCGCTGCGGCCAGCAAACGACATGGCCTGGATCTGAGCATAACAAAGGACGTGTCGAGAATCGACCACCCGGCAACACGTTATATCAGTGATCACATTTGGCTCGAGCACGCAACTGAGCACAGAGTGCCACTACTCCTGATGACGCGACTGGCACCCGACAGCCTACAGCCTATGCCCGACGCCAGAACCGGGAGCAATTTGCTTCGAACTGGCGGTCAGCATTTGCAAGACTGACCAGCGGTGGACGCGTGCACAGATGAAGGCGTCCAAGCAGACATGTGCTTACCGTTCCACACCTAAGCCTGGCCACGTTTGACACACCGCCCATACCTGACGCCATCATGTCTGGCATCTACTGGCTGCATGAACCTGCTCTCACAAAGCTGTTACATCTCCATTTGCACCATCATATCTCATCACACAATCACTCTACTCCTTCACCGGATCATCCTTATCAAAGTTCAAGCTCACACTGTTAACACAGTGCCTCTCATCCGTCGGCGTAGCATACCCCTCTCCCTTAAACACATGTCCCAAATGTCCTCCACAATTCGAGCAAACAATCTCCGTCCTCTCCATCCCAAACGTCTTATCCGTATGCCTCGTCACCGCGCCCGGCACCGCATCGAAGAAAGCCGGCCATCCACACCCGCTCTTGAACTTGTGGTTTGCTTTGTACAGTGGTGCTTCGCAGCCAGCGCAGGTGTAGACGCCGGCATCGGGCATGTGCTTGTCGTATTTGCCGGTGAAGGGTGCTTCCGTGCCCTTCTCGCGAAGGATGCGGAATTGCTCTATGGTGACGGGACGTGTCAGTCGTGTGTGTTTGTGCTGGAAGACGCGGAGGCTGGACCTTGATGGCAGGACTAGGGTGGAGGATGTGCAGACGTACCTTTGTTCAACTGCGCTTGCCATTCGCTATCGCTCTTCTGCACGGGGTGGGTCATTTTGCGTGTGTCGGCTGTTGAGAACAGTGCTCCGATGAAAGGTATGGGCATAGAAGCTCGCAATGCGGTGCCTGTTCGTCCAAGACTGGAGTTGAATGGGCTTGACGGAGTTCGCAAGGTCGTGTTACTGAAGGTGTAAAGCGTTCGGACGAAGGTTTGGATTGAGGGGAAGCGCATGGAGGGATGCGAGTGTTATACAGCTGACGAGGTATTTGGAGCAATATGTATCTATCTTTACAACGCTGCTTTGGAATCAGAACATTGCCGCCACCACTGAAAGAGCTACAGAAGATACGTCATCGATGTATGCTTAACTTGCAGACCGGCGGGCGTTCGCCGTACCGCTTCGAGCCAAGACTGCAGGTGGCGGAAGCAGAGGCCAGAGATACAGCAATTCATCAAGTGTCCAGAGTGATGCGCGAGGCTTCAGGTGCGAAGGCTGCTGCAAGGATTGTTCGGGCCAACATTGTCTTCATGTACACCACTCGCTCGTGATCCCAGATGAGAGCTTTAACGTCTTTGTCTGCCTTGTCGACGCCGAGAAGGAGGACTCGTTCTTTTGGTGTGATATCATGTCCACTGATGGGCTTCGTTAGCATAGCCTTCGGATCATAATATGTCTCTATGTACTCACGTCGTGGCAGATCCGCTCTCAACAGATGTAGCGCCCACTTTCTTCGCGAACTGAACTATTTCGTCCCAGTCCGCGCCAAAACTGGTCTTCGGTGCGCTGGTGAAGAAAAGAATCCTTCCTGCGAACAGTGAACTCCTGTCTGTGGCGATGAAGTCTTCGTGGATGTAGTCTCCGATATCAAGTACAGCATCTGCTTTCTTGGAAGCAGAGAGCCAATCCGCAGTCACCAGTGGCTTGTTGGCGATAACGGACCTAAGAACCTGTTCGAACATGAAATGCGTCAGCTATGCCTAGGATCCACGTGTCAATACCTCCAGCAACTCTTACTGAGTACAGACTGAGGCGCGCCATTGTGACCCACCTTAGCTGTCGTCATCAAGCGAGCGCGAGGCACAACGCAAATATAGTCCATTTTGCGGTTCGAGAGGCTTCGAATGATTTCGACCTTGCACCGCTTGAGGAATGTAGTCTGTGGTCTTATTGGTGTTTAACCACTGAAGAGCACCTTTGTTGGTCGATCTTGCTTCGTAGGAGTAGAGATCGTGTTGCTTGCCGGCGCTGTCTTTCGAGGTTTTAGGGGCGCTACCACAATTTCATCTTCCGTACTATCAGCGTCGGTGATGTCGTTGGAAGGCACCACAGCTGTATCCTCGTCGGGAAGGGCGGCTTTTGGTAGCCAACCCTTCCTCTTTTTGACCGGCTGGTCATCCTCAACATCGTATACGTCAGGCCTGGTAGCCGTTTTGCGCTTCATTCCATGCCTGGGGTTGATTTCTGGGCCACCACGGAGACTTCCGGCCTCGCCATCCCTCATGCTAGGGGTGTGAGACGCGTCCCGGGTCTTGCTCTTACCATATGTCTTCAGGCTACTGCTCGGTGTCGCCATCGCGAGGAGCATCCGATCCTGTGTTCTGGCGGCAGTGTCATCGTCTGACTTGCGTGGTGCTTGTTCCtgagactgttgcttcttctGCAGCGGACTGTTCGATGGAGATTCGGGCTCGGACTCGACACCCGTGTCCGGCTCGATAGTACCGCTCTCTGCTGTTCTACTGTTGACGCCAGCCGTGTCTGGGGTGGGCAAAGCTGGAGCTGGAGGTGGCGCAGGCATGTCGAGATCATCCTCATCGACGTCGGTCTCACTATCTTCGACAAGAGGCTGACTCAATGGTTGGGTAGCGATGGTCTCGTATGAAGTATTCACGGCCTGGACCTGGTCTGCACCGAAGGCTGCCATCGAGGATGATTCTGATGGCGTCTGAGACTGAGTGTCCTTGTCAGGAGTCTGGTTAGATATCAGTGAGTGGCTTATGCAATTAGAAAGGATCCGACCAACTATGTCGAGTGGCGTCCTTTGCATGTGGATGGCGAGCTTCAAGCCGTAAGCGTTATACGAAATTGTGTCACCACTGCGGAGGTGCGCGAAGTGTCTGGCACTGGCGGTACTCGCAGGAAGAGGGTGGTGGTACTGATCGCAGTCGAGATTGTCGTGACCAGGTGCGAGCTCAACGGTTGTGTCCGGTTCAAAGGTCTCGAAAACCAACACAGGACCGCCCGCTTCGCGCAAATATTAGTAGGCAAATAGTGAACGCATGCAGGGCGCAGACTTACAGATTCGACCGATGACCGCCAGACCCGAGTTAGCGTCTTTTGTTGAACACAAAGTGATGGTGCCTCGCATGTAGATTATTTCACTTGTTTCGGAAGCGGACGAGGCGAGAGGGAGATCGAGAAGGTCAGACCGGATTGACATGCAGCGTAATGTCGTCTCCCACGCAGTCATATCTGCCAGTCGGGGAATGACCGTCACACATGCACGGTGTCTGTCGAGCAGCGGGAAAGATGAGGTGAAGTGAAGTCAAGCACAGAAGTGCTCTTGCAACACAGCGCGTCGCGCTGCAGGCAGCATTGTCATCGTGAAGGAAGGCACGACACTATCTTCATGTTCACCTGTCGGCAACGCGTCGACAACATCCATGCAGTTCCAGTCCACAGCACTCCAGGCTATGCGGAGTTGCAGTCGCAGTATGTGTCGATTAGTCGCTGGACAGTCGACATCTGGAAAGCCGACCCTGCCACCAGATGCAGTCCCTGATGCCTCGCTAAATGCAGCGCACGCCATCGCATCCGCCACAGCCATAACAAGCGATGCAGCTCAGCGTGTTGTCGACTGTCAGATTGCACGTCTCGACCAGCGCGACGGACGGTGCTCGAAGGCGAAGCGCAGCTGCCGTTGGGGTATCAGATCGAACCCCTGCACGAACGGGTGGTCCAAGCGCTTGGTATTGTTCTTCCTTCAGCTGGTAAGACAAGCAGCAACGACATCGAACCTCGACTTCAGGTTATCGCCAATAATAGCACTTCCATAGCCATGTAGTGGACGCTTCGTCGTGGTGCCGTTGAAACACTGCATCTCGCATCGTGAGTCTTGCGCTGGATCCAGTTGACCAGGATTCGCCCATCAGCTGTTTTGGGCAAAAGCGCTGAAAGAAGTTGCACGCACTTCCCACGCCCACTTTCACCGTCGCCAACTTCTCGTGCTTCCATCACTTCGCCCTCACCAACAATACTTCACGTCTCCTATTCTTCTCCCGGTGGCTTCGGCGACCTCCTCCACCACCACTCACGCCTTGGTATTGTTGGGTGCCCCTGTCGAACAATACCACACCCGCGTGTCCAAGCGTCATTGTCGCTGGTCCTCTGCAAGAAGCTCGTCTGTTCCATCACCACGACACTTCCTGTCTTCATTTGCTTCATGCACCTTCGACCGCCTTCTTCGACCTGAGACAGACCATATCACTTCTCGCTCGCTCCTGCTTTATCCTCCTCTTTCAGCAAAGGACTCTCACCATCGGCAGACTGCAACAAGCAACAACAACAAAACGGCAGCAATCAAGCTCAGTATCAGGGAGCGCTGCCCGCGATGGATACCACCCCAAACAACACCCTCTTCGACCCCTACGACCAAGTCATCACCCTCATCAACCCAGATGGCGTGTCAGGCACCAAAGTCAGCATCGCCACCATTTTCATGCTCCAAGAAGTCGTCCTTGAAACGGCTGCGGTTTACGGTGTGCACCTCGGAATCACCACGGTGCTGATCCTTCTGCTAGCACTTCTCACGAAAGCCGACAAGCGCCGCAGCGTTGTCTTCGCCCTCAACATGGCTGCACTCATGGGCTTCTGGATCCGCTCTATCTTGCTGCTCGTCAGCGCTGGTGGTCCACTCTTCAACTACTACACTTGGTGCCTTGGACTCTACTACGACGTCGGCAACGCCTTCGATATATCTATCGCAGGCGAGATCATCTCCTTGTTGACCCTCGCAGCCGTTGAGCTGTCCCTCCTCTTCCAGGTTCGCATCGTTTGCTGCACACTCCAGCGACGCTACCGCCTCTGCATTGCCGTTGGCTCCGTCGCGGTGGTCTTCATCGTCGTGGCAGCGCGGATTGGCTTGGCAGTGTTGAACATCATGTGGTCCATGACTGCGCAAGGAATCTCAGAGCACCACGTCGCTCAGCTCAACAAAGCCCAGATGGTCAGCCTCATTTGCACCCTCTTCAGCATCTTCGCTTTCAGCACGGCCTTCTGCGCCAAGCTCGGCCACGCCATCTACCAGCGACGCAAGATGGGCATGAAGCAGTTCGGTCCCATGCAAATAATTTTTGTGATGGGATGTCAGACCTTGCTCATTCCAGGTATGTTCTGTTCGCGCTTCGTCGATTACACAAAAACTGTCCGCTAACATGTTTCGACCAGGACTTTTCGGCATCATCTCCTTTTTCTACCTCCGCCACTCGCAGATTTACTCCATGATGCCACTCTTGGTCGCCGTCTTCCTTCCACTGTCAGCAATCTGGGCTTCGACGAACACAAACAAGAACATCAACATCGCCGCGCCGTATCAGTGGCGCAACCAGAACCTTCGCAAGTCGATCACTGCACACAGCAGCAATAACAACTACTCGAACGAGAAGGGACATTTGACTTCAAACAGCACTGTAGACGGCACTCTCGTCGACGACCGCGCTGAAAGCTTCTCCGGCGCAAGTCCGAGCTCTAAGAAGGCGGGCATGGGCCACCAGGCTACACTCAGTCGTGACAGCATCGATCTCGAGCTGCAGAAAGGCGACCAGAGGATCTACGTCGACCGCACGTATAATGTCAGGTCGGAGTAGGGCTCAAATCGTGGCTGAAAAGGCTGGTATGCTGAGTGGAGCGTGAGCTGGATAACAGGGAGCAGGATATCTCGGCGTGGTGCAGCAGTGCGACTTGCTTTCGATGGTAATGGGATCTGTTGGTGCGGGTTTCTCGCACTATCACTCGCGTCTATCGCGAGGCATGAGCGATGTTCTTCGGGCGTAATTGAGCGTAGCGGATAGCTCATATGGCTGGTAAAGAAGCCAAACGAGAACGGCGTAGCAGATAAGCTTCGTATCAAGCAGCCTTGCTGCTTGTGATGGTTCTCCCTGCTCCAGTTCAGATCGTCCGGCCATATCTTCTGAACATCGACTCGTTGGCACTTCCAAGGAACCGCCCCAGCTCCATGTCGTTCGTCGTCCGTTGCGCCAAATATGCTCTCATCATCCCGTTGAGCGATCCGCAGACCATCATCATGACATCCCTCATCATGTATTGTATACCCATTATCCAGCTCCCACCCCAGCCTTAACCAGGTCCAATACGAGGCATATCATTGTGCTCCGAAAGAGTCGAGAGGTACTTATTCAGCTGTTCCACGCGCTCCTTATGGGTCTTGACTCCTTCCTTCTGCAGGCGTTCATCGAGCTGTATTGCACATCGTCAGTCAGGGTACAGCATCACACTGCAAAAAGATAGGACATAGGATATAGATATTACACACCCTCTTCTTCCGCCTCTCTTCGAATCTGCGTTGCGCTTCGGTCTTGCCGTACTCTTTCACGTCCGCGCCTGGCAATCCGCTGGTTGCTTTTCCTGAGTCTTCCTCTTCTTCTTCGGCTAGGGCTTTTTGTAATGCGGTTTGCGCGGAGTTCGTGTTGTTTGGATTCGTATCTTGCTTGGAGGTATGCTCTTCTGGGTCTTCTTTCTTGGCCTTCTTTTTCTTCTTTTTCTTGTCGACGCCGCCGGCACCTTTCAATTTGAGGCCTCCGCCGACTGTGTTGCTGTAGTCGGATGAAGGCATGATTTGGAGGGAGTAGCACAGGTCGTGTGCGAGCGAGTAAGAAGTGAGGCGGCTGAGAAGTAGCGAATGGAGGTTGCAGGCCACGCGTGATCACGTGAGTCAGCTCTGGAGCCAGCACGACTGGGAAGGAGTCACTCACTATTCACGACTGAAGAACGCTCTCGCTTACGTAGTGTGAAAGCAATCTAACTACATACTCTACCAAACTAACCTGCTGGTTCTGTATGGCACCACAGTAACATTACCAACAAGCCCATACTCTTGCTCCTTCGGCTCCGGCCCCAACCATAATGTTCCACTCGACCTGATATCCTTCCACATCGTCCTCAGCACATTGCTAAGAGTCGTACTCACCACAATCTCGACCTTATTGGACCCCTGCTGTAAGTAGTCCCTAATATCTGCCCGAGCATTTGTAGGGTCCAAAGGAGGGAGCTGGTTCCCGTTGACCCATGCTCTTGCAGTGTTGATGATAGGACCGAGCTCGAGCATGGCGCCGTCCGCAGTGCCGTTGACTGGCGGCCAAGTGAAAGTACTTGTGTAGAAGCCGCGGCCTGATGTGTTGCGTAGTGAGTCGGAGATGGCATTCCAGGGTTCGAGAGATGTGATGTTGTAGGTGGAGTTGGATAACGCTGCTTTGGTCTGATCTGCTTCGAGATTGACTGGCGGGTTCCAAGCTTCTACGACGAGTGACCAGTTGGCAAGAGTTAGAGGTGCTGCAGGAACCGGCAACTTGACTGTAGTTCCATTGGCGAGCAGGACCGGCTGTGTCGCGTTGCCTGCCTTGACAGTAATGCTCCCAGCATCTGAAGAAGCACCGAAGACTTCCTCTGGGAAAGCGACCGCATGCTTCGAAGCCTGTTGGGAATGATCGAACCCGATGACTGTGCTCTGATTTCCTGCCAGCGACAGGCTGATCGTTGTGCTTGTCTGGCTCTGTTGATATGCAAGTATCGGCTCGACTTCGCCAGTCCACGCATTGTAGTATGAAGGTGTCCCTGTCTCCTCGAAGGTGATAGATCCAGTCGAACTACCTTCGCCAAACTCGCTGTCCCACGCATCATTGTACACATAGACGTACGTGGTTGAGGTATTCTGGTCCTCTCTCCAGTAGGTATACCAAGTACGATCAGAAGCCACTGTTGTGCGTGGCGTTATACCCAAGCCCTGAAGAGACGCTGCGAGGTTCTCGTAAGGCACAACGTGCACATTCCCAAGCGTTACGATGTCTGCAAGAGCCGTTCTGACGAAGTCCGTACCAGAGCTGTTGAAGTACGTCAAATCCTGTGGGATGCCGCCAGAGAAGATGATTGGCAAGCCAGCGTACGCATATTCGACCAAATACTGTACCCCAGGAACTGTGAGTGTGTCATTCGCTCGGAGCACAAGCGCTTTGAATGCTTGTCGCTCAGGTGCAAGTGTCCCGTTGACTACAACAGCTTCTCGACGTGCAAAATTGTCTGGGCTTAGATACTCGTAGGTGAAGCCGGTCTCCTGTAAATCGTCGGGCAGGTACTGCGAATCCGGCTCGTAGAATTCTTCCTTCTTCAGGTAAAATGCCAGGTCTCGTTTGGGCACGCCTGACTGCGCTATGTACTGTACCCTAGCAGTCCAGTTCATGAAATCGTCATAGTACTCCCAGCTTGGCTGGCGGGGGCCATGCATGGCTGAGAATCGGTAGCTGAAGGTCGAAAAGCCTGGCCATGTGGTATTCGGGTAGCTTCCGGTGTAGGGATAGCCGTGATAGACGAACTGGTTGATTGAACCTGCGATGCTACGCTTTGTGTCCCAGATGAGCTCAGGTAATGTCTGCTCGTAGACCTCTTCGCGCTGCGCGCCAAGCTCCGAGCTGATGATGCGCTTCCCAGCGAGGTTCGCAGGACCTGAGAATTGGCGGTAGGCGTCAATGATATGGTTGAAACCAAGTGACTCGCACTCTGGTGCATTGACGGCATCGATATTGGACAACATATCCATGGGAAGATTGTAGACCACTTGAGCAGAGAACTGTGAGTCCAGTGTTGAGGCAGACCAATCTCGCAAAGCCTCCAGGTAAACCCTGTTCAACTCCGTCAGTGTTTGCCGATAGTCGCTTACGTGGCTCTCCCCAGCATCGCCCTCGTCCGTATAATAGTGATCCGGTGAAGCAAGCGGACCGTTGTGCTCGGTATTGTAGGAATAGATCAGCGGAAGATACTTCCGAAGATCGTAACCTCTGCTCTTGGAAAAAGCATCGAGAAGCCCTGGTGTGTACCAAACGAGCACACCGGCGCCGATCTCCATACTGTCTTCCCAAGCGTAGTTACCAACATCCTTGAATAGCTGCTTCGTCTCAGCACTGAGTAAGTGGGTTTCCCAGAAATTGGTGATGAGCTTGGCACCTTTTGCGCTGAAGTGGTCCACGACCCATGAACCATTTTGGACAAAGCTTTCCACCGGCGACTGTGAGACGGTCGTGTTCAGGGCGAGTGGACTCTGTTGCTCTAGGTAGCTCGACTGTGCCTCGTAGTATGCGAAGACTTGGTACTCCACACCATCCGTGCTAGCAGGGAACGTCAACTTCAGGTGCCCGTCAGAGGCCACCTGATCTGTAACGTCTTCCAGTGATGCAGTAGACAAGATGTTACTGGAGCCGTTGTAGTAGATAGGCCCTCTCCAGCCAGGCGAGGCAGAATAATTCGCGAATTCCGTCGACATAACAAGACCGGTAGATGCGGACACGAATCTGCCTGCTCCCCAGCCAGGGATGATGTCGTCAAAGGTGCCGCCCACGGGAACAGAAACGTTGAAGGGAATCAAATCCCACATGATTCCGTCATCGCCAACGTCAGCAGGCACTCCAGCACCTTGGTTGGGACCTGTGAAAGGACAATGATCAGTTGTGCTCAAGCTGTTGCATGACCGATGGTAGTAATCACCTAGAGCGAAGTCCATAATCATGCCCAAGCTTTTCGTTGCCTGCAGTGCGGCATTTGTGAGGTTTACCCAGGCCTCTGTACCCCAACCATACCGGATCCAGTCAACAGGGACTGGGCCTCCCTCGGCCACGAACTGATGCGAAAGTTAGATCATATAGGCATTGCTCCATGGCAGTCCATCAAGAAAACTTACAGAAGGGTAATTGCCATAAAGGTAGTAGCCTAGCAGTTCGAGGCCGCCCATGCCCACATCTTTAGCCTTCTTGAAATCGTCTGCGACTACATCGAGATCGACTGATGCATCAGGTATCCAGTATCGAAACCGAGGTCGTACGAAGTTTGAAGGGTTCTGAAAACTGCCATAGTCGATGTCGGCATTGGTTTGATCATTAGTGTTTAAGCACGAAGCACAAGTGATCGAAAGCGCGATCAAGCTCTGTAAACGAGACATCTGACGAGAATGAATGCTCAACACCTACGGAGAAGGATGAGGTATCTCGGAAGTGGAGGGAGAAAACAGCCAGAACACGATATATATCACCGTAGATCGTCAGGGAAGGTCGCGCATGTCGTATCGCCTTGTCCACAGTACAACGACAATGCATCTACAACCCCAGAATGGACCCCACACTTTGTGTGGAGGAACATGCCGACCAGGAACCAGTGCCGTACTCTGTTCAGTCAAAGTGCAGATCGCTTCGGTGATTCGGGTTAAAGATGTCTTTTCGCGTCGGACCGAGGGACGGTAAGTCGTAGGTGATGACGGGACTCCTCACGTTATCCTCTGCAGCACCCATGATAGCGACGTGGATATGCTGCTCGTTGAAGGGATCCCACTCCTTCGACAGAGCTAGCAGTCCTGCTCGGCAGTGTTCGAGCTTGGCGATGCTTGCAACAGCTTGAAGTAACGTCAACACGACTGCATTTGCGGCGACCATGGAAGTGAAGGAACAGAGCCGCAAAGTAGCCGCTCAGTTGTTGGACTTCTTGAAAGTATGGCCGGTATGGTCTTGCCTGCTTCATACATGTAGCTGTAGCTTGTGGGGAAGCGCGACTTCGTGTGGCCCTTGCGTGCGTCTGTGTAGGCCAGGGTCCTCCTGTTGTGGTACCTGCATGTGGGCACTGGAGGTTGATCCTGCCGTATGCAATAGCAATATCGGTGATATACTGGCAAGCACTAGCTGAGGCGGAAGTGGCGCAGTGTGGCGAGATGCCGCGTGAAGAAGGCACGTGGCCTGGCGTTGAAACGTTGGAATGCAGATCATTCGACATCTTGTTGGAAAAGTCCTGGAGACTGTACTTGCCTTCGATATGATCGGACGTCCTTGCTGATTCGGCGTGTACGAAAGTCGGAGCTCGATGCCGTCCGGAGCCAGTGCCACGTACAAGGTCGTGCTGGGAAGGAGGGAGCAAGTGGTGCCGTTCCTTCGCAGAGTCGGTTGGCTGTGGCATTGCGCCTGCATGTCGAGGATCTTGGGCAACACAACTTCGGAAGCAGGTTCGACGTGTCATAGGATCACTTACGAGCTCTTTCAGTCGATGCCGCCTCGCAATTTCCAAGAGTGAACGTGTAACCTCTGTAGCGGGTCAGGTACGAGCACTCGAATCGCAGGAATGACGATGACGATCCTTGGGTGCAAGAGCGCTCGTCGACTTGTCAACACTTACTTTTGCGCGAAACATCCGTCTTCTCTTCTCTTCTCACCAACATCAACATCGACATCGACAATTTGCATCAACAGCATACTCTTCCACCAGCAAGCAACAATCCATCAAGAATATCAGCTTACACCATCTCATCATCCATCAACTTGTGAGCTGGTCCGCCTCGTTCTCAAACTGCATCACTGACACTTCTTATGCAGTCAAACAACCCTCCATTCCCGTGCCAGATCCGACAATGAGATCTGCAGCCCTTCTACTGCCCGCCGTGGCACAGGCCTTGGTCGCTCGCGAGGCCGGCACCGGCTGTTGCTTCCACCTCACAGCTGAAGGCGGACCTGGTGGCCGCGTGGATCAGCTCTTCGATGGACAGAACCGCATTGGACAGACTGGACTCCCAGAAGGTCAATACTGTATCAACGGCAACGGCGGCTTGACTGACTCCCACGGTCGCGGCTGTATCATCACACCACCGACTGGCCAATGGCAGTGCGATGCTGGTGCAACACCTACACCAGGCTTTTCGGTCGGATCAGATGGCAAGATCGCCATGAACG contains the following coding sequences:
- a CDS encoding Peptide methionine sulfoxide reductase B3, with protein sequence MRFPSIQTFVRTLYTFSNTTLRTPSSPFNSSLGRTGTALRASMPIPFIGALFSTADTRKMTHPVQKSDSEWQAQLNKEQFRILREKGTEAPFTGKYDKHMPDAGVYTCAGCEAPLYKANHKFKSGCGWPAFFDAVPGAVTRHTDKTFGMERTEIVCSNCGGHLGHVFKGEGYATPTDERHCVNSVSLNFDKDDPVKE
- a CDS encoding Pheromone P-factor receptor; amino-acid sequence: MDTTPNNTLFDPYDQVITLINPDGVSGTKVSIATIFMLQEVVLETAAVYGVHLGITTVLILLLALLTKADKRRSVVFALNMAALMGFWIRSILLLVSAGGPLFNYYTWCLGLYYDVGNAFDISIAGEIISLLTLAAVELSLLFQVRIVCCTLQRRYRLCIAVGSVAVVFIVVAARIGLAVLNIMWSMTAQGISEHHVAQLNKAQMVSLICTLFSIFAFSTAFCAKLGHAIYQRRKMGMKQFGPMQIIFVMGCQTLLIPGLFGIISFFYLRHSQIYSMMPLLVAVFLPLSAIWASTNTNKNINIAAPYQWRNQNLRKSITAHSSNNNYSNEKGHLTSNSTVDGTLVDDRAESFSGASPSSKKAGMGHQATLSRDSIDLELQKGDQRIYVDRTYNVRSE